One genomic segment of Caldimonas brevitalea includes these proteins:
- a CDS encoding pirin family protein: MISLRKSNQRGHADHGWLKSFHSFSFADYHDPAHMGFGPLRVINEDRIAPGTGFGTHGHRDMEIISYVLEGELAHKDSLGTGAAIKPGEVQRMSAGRGILHSEYNHAPQATTHFLQIWIQPNVLGIEPGYEQKNFSEAEKRGRLRLVASPDAADGSVKIHADARMYVGLFDGAEQARLALDPARLAYVHVARGSISVNGTPLDAGDAAKLQGESVLSLAQGQQAEVLVFELAA; encoded by the coding sequence ATGATCTCCTTGCGCAAATCCAACCAACGCGGCCATGCCGACCATGGCTGGCTCAAGAGCTTCCACAGCTTTTCGTTCGCCGACTACCACGACCCGGCGCACATGGGCTTCGGGCCGCTGCGGGTGATCAACGAAGACCGCATCGCGCCGGGCACCGGCTTCGGCACCCACGGGCATCGCGACATGGAGATCATTTCATATGTGCTGGAAGGCGAGCTGGCGCACAAGGACTCGCTGGGCACGGGCGCTGCGATCAAGCCCGGTGAGGTGCAGCGCATGAGCGCCGGGCGGGGCATCCTGCACAGCGAATACAACCATGCGCCGCAGGCCACCACCCATTTCCTGCAGATCTGGATCCAGCCCAACGTGCTCGGCATCGAACCGGGTTACGAGCAGAAGAACTTTTCGGAAGCAGAAAAGCGCGGCCGGTTGCGCCTGGTGGCGTCGCCCGACGCGGCCGACGGCTCGGTCAAGATCCACGCCGACGCGCGCATGTACGTGGGGCTGTTCGACGGCGCCGAGCAGGCCCGGCTTGCGCTCGACCCGGCGCGGCTGGCGTATGTGCACGTCGCACGCGGCTCGATCAGCGTCAACGGCACGCCGCTGGACGCCGGCGACGCCGCCAAGCTGCAGGGCGAGAGCGTGCTGAGCCTGGCGCAGGGGCAGCAGGCGGAGGTGCTGGTGTTCGAGCTGGCCGCCTGA
- the dnaE gene encoding DNA polymerase III subunit alpha, translating into MAFVHLRTHTEFSVVDGTLRIDELVAAAAADQQVALAITDLNNLFGAIKFYKEARGKGVKPVIGADVWLEPEPGSGDKLPSRLLLLIQDKQGYLNLCELLARGWTQNVNRAQACLRWEWLEALGGGLIALSGGEQGAVGQALMARDPKRAEALARRLAGLFPQRFYIELQRFGQPGNEAHVRAAVPLAAELGLPVVATHPVQFQTPDDFDAHEARVCIAEGETLTNPRRVKRFTREQYFKPQADMEALFADIPSALANTVEIAKRCSLTLVLGKPQLPDFPTPEVDGRRLPMEEYFRYASHEGLKERMELLFPDPAKREQEMPRYVERLDFEINTILKMGFPGYFLIVADFINWAKNNGCPVGPGRGSGAGSLVAYALKITDLDPLRYNLLFERFLNPERVSMPDFDIDFCQANRDRVIDYVKEKYGREAVSQIATFGTMAAKAALRDVGRVLGMGYGHVDGIAKLIPAPPGKTVTLKRPGDKPDSGIIYARKEAPEIEEREKNEEEVAELLALAERVEGMVRNIGMHAGGVLIAPGKITDFCPLYMQPGSDSAVSQYDKDDVESIGLVKFDFLGLATLTILETAKEFIVKRHPDQRDFAFETIPLDDRASYQLLSEGKTVAVFQLESRGMQGMLRDAKPSVFEDIIALVALYRPGPMDLIPSFCARKHGREEVAYPHPLMKEVLEETYGIMVYQEQVMQVAQRLGGYSLGGADLLRRAMGKKKAEEMAKHRLIFAEGAAKNGIGPDLANEIFDLMEKFAGYGFNKSHAAAYALLAYHTAWLKVHYLAEFVAANMSVALDDTDKLKIFYDDAVQLGIRFEPPNVNTGTYRFEPVADKVVRYGLGAVKGTGQSAIEAIVQAREEGGAFKSLFDFCARVDRSRINKRTVEALIKAGAFDAMEPNRAALVASIPLAFEYADAQAANADQGGLFDFGDSHASSAQEPELVAAAEWSIKERLGFEKIAIGFYLSGHLFDEYEPEVRQFAKRKIADLIDSREPQLLVGIVSDLRVVNGQRGRVAIFKLDDKSEVIEAVANEELLDANRELFRDDELLVVQGKVQPDRFSGGLRLNVQQVWDLTSARCRFGKYLRVAVNGTTPPVAELVRQFPPKRTATEHGELLQGLTVRLLLHRAMAYGELDLGEDARFYPTDEALLRWRQDAQAGVASVVYEEPAPRL; encoded by the coding sequence ATGGCCTTCGTACACCTACGCACCCACACCGAGTTCTCGGTGGTGGACGGCACCTTGCGCATCGACGAGCTGGTGGCCGCTGCCGCCGCCGACCAACAAGTCGCCCTGGCAATCACCGACCTGAACAATCTGTTCGGCGCGATCAAGTTCTACAAGGAAGCGCGCGGCAAGGGGGTGAAGCCGGTGATCGGCGCCGATGTCTGGCTGGAGCCGGAGCCCGGCTCCGGCGACAAGCTGCCCAGCCGATTGCTGCTGCTGATCCAGGACAAGCAAGGCTATCTGAACCTGTGCGAGCTGCTGGCGCGGGGCTGGACGCAGAACGTCAACCGCGCCCAGGCCTGCCTCAGGTGGGAGTGGCTGGAGGCGCTGGGCGGCGGCTTGATCGCGCTGTCGGGCGGCGAGCAGGGGGCCGTGGGCCAGGCGTTGATGGCGCGTGACCCGAAACGCGCCGAAGCGCTGGCGCGGCGTCTCGCCGGCCTGTTTCCGCAACGCTTCTACATCGAACTGCAACGTTTTGGGCAGCCCGGCAACGAGGCCCATGTCCGCGCCGCAGTGCCGTTGGCCGCCGAGTTGGGGCTGCCGGTGGTGGCGACCCACCCGGTGCAGTTCCAGACCCCTGACGATTTCGACGCGCACGAAGCGCGGGTGTGCATCGCCGAAGGCGAAACGCTGACCAATCCGCGGCGCGTCAAGCGCTTCACCCGGGAGCAGTACTTCAAGCCGCAGGCCGACATGGAGGCCTTGTTCGCCGACATTCCGTCGGCGCTCGCCAACACCGTCGAGATCGCCAAGCGCTGCAGCCTGACGCTGGTGCTCGGCAAACCGCAGCTGCCCGACTTCCCGACGCCCGAGGTCGACGGCCGACGCCTGCCGATGGAGGAGTACTTCCGCTACGCCTCGCACGAGGGGCTGAAGGAGCGGATGGAGCTGCTGTTTCCCGACCCCGCCAAGCGTGAGCAGGAAATGCCGCGGTACGTGGAGCGGCTCGACTTCGAGATCAACACGATCTTGAAGATGGGCTTCCCCGGCTACTTCCTGATCGTGGCCGACTTCATCAACTGGGCCAAGAACAACGGTTGCCCGGTGGGGCCGGGCCGGGGCTCCGGCGCCGGCTCGCTGGTGGCCTATGCGCTCAAGATCACCGACCTCGACCCGCTGCGCTACAACCTGCTGTTCGAGCGCTTTTTGAACCCCGAACGGGTGTCGATGCCCGACTTCGACATCGACTTCTGCCAGGCCAACCGCGACCGCGTGATCGACTACGTGAAGGAGAAGTACGGTCGCGAGGCGGTCTCGCAGATCGCCACCTTCGGCACGATGGCGGCCAAGGCCGCCTTGCGCGACGTGGGTCGCGTGCTCGGCATGGGCTACGGCCATGTGGACGGGATCGCCAAGCTGATCCCCGCCCCGCCGGGCAAGACGGTCACGCTCAAGCGGCCGGGCGACAAGCCCGACAGCGGCATCATCTATGCGCGCAAGGAAGCGCCCGAGATCGAGGAGCGCGAGAAGAACGAAGAAGAGGTGGCCGAACTGCTGGCGCTGGCCGAGCGGGTCGAGGGTATGGTGCGCAACATCGGCATGCACGCCGGGGGCGTGCTGATCGCCCCGGGCAAGATCACCGACTTCTGCCCGCTCTACATGCAGCCGGGCAGCGACTCGGCGGTGTCGCAGTACGACAAGGACGACGTCGAATCGATCGGCCTGGTCAAGTTCGACTTCTTGGGGCTGGCGACGTTGACCATTTTGGAGACGGCGAAGGAATTCATCGTCAAGCGCCATCCGGACCAACGCGATTTCGCGTTCGAGACCATCCCGCTGGACGACCGGGCGTCGTACCAGCTGTTGTCCGAAGGCAAGACGGTGGCCGTGTTCCAGCTGGAAAGCCGCGGCATGCAGGGCATGTTGCGCGACGCCAAGCCCAGCGTGTTCGAGGACATCATCGCGCTGGTCGCCTTGTACCGCCCGGGCCCGATGGACCTGATCCCCAGCTTCTGTGCCCGCAAGCACGGCCGCGAAGAAGTGGCCTACCCGCACCCCTTGATGAAGGAAGTGCTGGAGGAGACCTACGGCATCATGGTCTACCAGGAGCAGGTGATGCAGGTCGCCCAGCGGCTGGGCGGCTATTCGCTCGGCGGCGCCGACTTGCTGCGCCGCGCGATGGGCAAGAAGAAGGCCGAAGAGATGGCCAAGCACCGGCTGATCTTCGCCGAGGGTGCGGCCAAGAACGGCATCGGTCCGGACCTCGCCAACGAGATCTTCGACTTGATGGAGAAGTTCGCCGGCTACGGCTTCAACAAGTCGCACGCCGCCGCTTATGCGCTGCTGGCCTATCACACGGCCTGGCTCAAGGTGCACTACCTGGCCGAATTCGTCGCGGCCAACATGAGCGTCGCGCTCGACGACACCGACAAGCTGAAGATCTTCTACGACGACGCGGTGCAGCTCGGCATCCGCTTCGAGCCGCCCAACGTCAACACCGGCACCTACCGCTTCGAGCCGGTGGCCGACAAGGTGGTGCGCTACGGTCTGGGTGCGGTCAAGGGCACCGGCCAAAGCGCGATCGAAGCCATCGTGCAGGCGCGCGAGGAGGGTGGGGCGTTCAAAAGCCTGTTCGACTTCTGCGCGCGCGTCGACCGCAGCCGCATCAACAAGCGCACGGTCGAGGCGCTGATCAAGGCCGGCGCGTTCGACGCAATGGAGCCGAACCGCGCGGCGCTGGTCGCGAGCATCCCGCTGGCGTTTGAATATGCCGACGCGCAGGCAGCCAATGCCGACCAGGGCGGCTTGTTCGACTTCGGCGATTCGCATGCGTCGTCAGCGCAGGAGCCCGAATTGGTCGCCGCCGCAGAGTGGAGCATCAAGGAACGGCTGGGGTTCGAGAAGATCGCCATCGGCTTCTACCTGTCGGGCCATCTGTTCGACGAATACGAGCCCGAGGTGCGCCAGTTCGCCAAGCGCAAGATCGCCGACCTGATCGACAGCCGCGAGCCGCAGCTGCTGGTGGGCATCGTCAGCGACTTGCGCGTGGTCAACGGCCAGCGGGGTCGCGTCGCGATCTTCAAGCTCGACGACAAGAGCGAGGTGATCGAGGCGGTGGCCAACGAAGAGCTGCTCGACGCCAACCGCGAGCTGTTCCGCGACGACGAACTGCTGGTGGTGCAGGGCAAGGTGCAGCCCGACCGCTTTTCGGGTGGCCTGCGGCTCAACGTGCAGCAGGTCTGGGACCTGACCAGCGCACGCTGCCGTTTCGGCAAATACCTCCGTGTCGCGGTCAACGGCACGACACCGCCGGTGGCCGAGCTGGTGCGGCAGTTTCCGCCCAAGCGCACGGCGACCGAGCACGGGGAACTGCTGCAGGGCCTGACGGTGCGGTTGCTGCTGCACCGGGCGATGGCTTACGGCGAGCTCGACCTGGGCGAGGACGCGCGTTTCTACCCCACTGACGAAGCGCTGCTGCGGTGGCGCCAGGATGCCCAGGCCGGGGTGGCGAGCGTGGTGTACGAGGAACCGGCGCCGCGGTTGTGA
- the orn gene encoding oligoribonuclease, with protein sequence MTDAPAAPALPFNDQNLVWIDLEMTGLYPDRDRIIEIAVVVTDPQLTVRVEGPVFAIHQSDETLDKMDNWNKGTHGRSGLIDRVKASTVDEAEAEQQVIEFLKRYVSKNTSPMCGNSICQDRRFLAKDMPKLEAFFHYRNLDVSTLKELARRWKPEVMSGFKKAQKHTALADIHESIDELLYYRQHLLQP encoded by the coding sequence ATGACCGACGCCCCCGCCGCCCCCGCACTGCCGTTCAACGACCAGAACCTGGTCTGGATCGACCTCGAAATGACGGGCCTGTACCCCGACCGCGACCGCATCATCGAAATTGCGGTGGTGGTCACAGATCCCCAGCTCACGGTGCGTGTCGAAGGGCCGGTGTTCGCAATCCACCAGAGCGACGAAACGCTCGACAAGATGGACAACTGGAACAAGGGCACGCACGGGCGCTCGGGCCTGATCGACCGGGTCAAGGCGTCGACCGTGGACGAGGCCGAGGCCGAGCAGCAGGTGATCGAGTTCCTGAAGCGGTACGTGAGCAAGAACACCTCGCCGATGTGCGGCAACTCGATCTGCCAGGACCGGCGCTTCCTGGCCAAGGACATGCCCAAGCTGGAAGCCTTCTTCCACTACCGCAACCTGGACGTGAGCACGCTGAAGGAACTGGCCCGTCGCTGGAAGCCCGAGGTGATGAGCGGCTTCAAGAAGGCGCAGAAGCACACCGCGCTGGCCGACATCCACGAGTCGATCGACGAGCTGCTGTATTACCGGCAGCACCTGCTGCAGCCCTGA
- a CDS encoding patatin-like phospholipase family protein produces the protein MHNHTNTGLVLMGGGARAAYQVGVLEAIADICRDCGAHDRGNPFPIIAGTSAGAIIGSALACKADNFLGAVHNLREVWSNFRAEQVYRADSVGVMRSGARWLSMLSLGWVIARWRRARPRSLLDNTPLATLLDEMIPFERLDGLMDEGHLQALAVTASSYSSGQHVTFYQSSDDILPWTRSQRLAVRDRITREHLLASSAIPFVFPAVPLPLAGAREFFGDGSMRQAAPISPAVHLGAQRILVVGAGRLHEPPGRRIVSQDYPNLAQIAGHALSNIFLDALAVDVERLQRINHTLSLMPPELRSRTSLRPLDVLVIAPSQRLDDIAGRHVAALPLPIRTMLRALGVTSVPGDARGAALASYLLFESDYTRELMALGRDDTLARRDEVIRFFGWQARTADAGSGQIEVRA, from the coding sequence ATGCACAACCACACCAACACGGGACTGGTGCTGATGGGCGGCGGTGCCCGTGCGGCGTATCAGGTCGGCGTGCTCGAAGCCATTGCCGACATCTGCCGCGACTGCGGTGCCCACGACCGCGGCAATCCTTTCCCGATCATCGCCGGCACCTCGGCGGGCGCCATCATCGGCTCCGCGCTGGCATGCAAGGCCGACAACTTCCTCGGCGCGGTGCACAACCTGCGAGAGGTGTGGTCGAACTTCCGTGCCGAACAGGTCTACCGGGCCGACTCGGTGGGCGTGATGCGCAGCGGGGCGCGCTGGTTGTCGATGCTGTCGCTCGGGTGGGTGATCGCCCGGTGGCGGCGGGCGCGGCCGCGTTCCTTGCTCGACAACACGCCGCTGGCGACACTGCTCGACGAGATGATCCCGTTCGAGCGGCTCGATGGTCTGATGGACGAGGGCCACTTGCAGGCCCTTGCCGTCACGGCCTCCAGCTACTCGTCCGGGCAACACGTCACCTTCTACCAGAGCAGCGACGACATCCTGCCGTGGACCCGTTCCCAGCGCCTCGCGGTCCGCGACCGTATCACGCGTGAGCATCTGCTCGCCTCGTCGGCCATTCCCTTCGTGTTTCCCGCGGTGCCGCTGCCGTTGGCCGGCGCGCGCGAGTTTTTTGGCGACGGCTCGATGCGTCAGGCAGCGCCGATTTCGCCTGCGGTACATCTCGGCGCGCAGCGCATCCTGGTGGTGGGGGCCGGGCGCTTGCACGAGCCGCCGGGGCGCCGCATCGTGTCGCAGGACTATCCCAACCTGGCGCAGATCGCCGGACATGCGTTGTCCAACATCTTCCTCGATGCGCTGGCGGTCGATGTGGAGCGGCTGCAACGTATCAACCACACCCTGTCGCTGATGCCGCCTGAGCTGCGCAGCCGCACGTCGCTGCGTCCGCTCGACGTGCTGGTGATCGCCCCGAGCCAGCGCCTGGACGACATCGCCGGCCGCCATGTGGCGGCATTGCCGCTGCCGATCCGCACCATGCTGCGCGCCCTGGGCGTGACCAGTGTGCCCGGCGACGCCCGCGGCGCCGCATTGGCCAGCTATCTGCTGTTCGAATCCGACTACACGCGCGAGCTGATGGCGCTGGGGCGAGACGACACGCTGGCGCGACGCGACGAAGTCATCCGCTTCTTCGGCTGGCAGGCCCGAACGGCCGACGCAGGGAGCGGCCAGATCGAGGTCCGGGCCTGA
- a CDS encoding sulfurtransferase: MTDVLNISAYKFVTLPDAAALRESIHSRAAALGLKGTVLLAEEGLNLFLAGPVDGVRDFVSWLREDTRFADLAPKESWSAEVPFRKLLVKVKREIIRMNHPTIRPQAGRAPAVDPRTLARWLDQGHDDEGRPVVTLDTRNAFEVDYGSFDGAIDWRLGKFSEFPEAVLAHRDELQGKTVVSFCTGGIRCEKAAIFMQEAGVEHVFQLEGGILKYFEETGGAHYHGSCFVFDEREALGAELAPQTLVRT, from the coding sequence GTGACTGACGTTCTGAACATTTCCGCCTATAAGTTCGTGACCCTGCCGGATGCTGCGGCGTTGCGCGAGAGCATCCACTCACGCGCGGCAGCGTTGGGCTTGAAGGGCACCGTGCTGCTGGCCGAAGAAGGCCTCAACCTGTTCCTTGCCGGCCCCGTCGACGGTGTGCGCGACTTCGTCTCGTGGTTGCGCGAGGACACACGTTTTGCCGACCTGGCACCCAAGGAGAGCTGGTCGGCCGAGGTGCCCTTTCGCAAGCTGCTGGTCAAGGTCAAGCGCGAGATCATCCGCATGAACCACCCGACCATCCGGCCGCAGGCCGGCCGCGCGCCGGCGGTCGACCCGCGCACGCTGGCCCGCTGGCTCGACCAGGGGCACGACGACGAGGGCCGGCCGGTGGTGACGCTCGACACCCGCAACGCGTTCGAGGTCGACTACGGCAGCTTCGACGGTGCGATCGATTGGCGCCTCGGCAAGTTCAGCGAGTTCCCCGAGGCCGTGCTGGCACACCGCGACGAGCTGCAGGGCAAAACGGTGGTGAGCTTTTGCACCGGCGGCATCCGCTGCGAGAAGGCCGCCATCTTCATGCAGGAAGCCGGTGTGGAACACGTCTTTCAACTCGAAGGCGGCATCCTCAAGTACTTCGAGGAGACCGGCGGCGCCCACTACCACGGCAGCTGTTTCGTCTTCGACGAGCGCGAGGCGCTGGGCGCCGAGTTGGCGCCGCAAACACTCGTCAGGACTTGA
- a CDS encoding DUF599 domain-containing protein: MAVTPLKILTLLPWPDWLALAGFFVAWIGYAVFARRRSVSSMSLLATTNHYRHLWMVQTTWRDVRVVDGVVLQNLSTSPSFFASTTILIIGGLLALLGTSERANALVQEIPFAARTSAAVFDFKLLVLTGVFVYAFFRFTWSLRQYTFGALMVAAAPDFRVFERGEASREEFADRAGRVLGLAAESFNDGLRAYYMSFAVIGWFFSPLVFAVGSAGVVYVLFQREFQSEVLAVLKS, encoded by the coding sequence ATGGCTGTCACCCCACTCAAGATCCTCACCCTGTTGCCGTGGCCCGACTGGCTCGCGCTGGCCGGGTTTTTCGTCGCCTGGATCGGCTACGCCGTGTTCGCGCGACGGCGCAGCGTGTCGTCGATGTCGCTGCTGGCGACCACCAACCACTATCGGCACTTGTGGATGGTGCAGACGACCTGGCGCGACGTGCGGGTGGTCGATGGTGTGGTGCTGCAAAACCTGTCCACCAGCCCGTCGTTCTTTGCCTCGACCACCATCCTGATCATCGGCGGTCTGCTGGCACTGTTGGGCACCTCAGAGCGGGCCAACGCGCTGGTGCAGGAGATCCCCTTCGCAGCGCGGACGTCGGCGGCGGTGTTCGATTTCAAGCTGCTGGTGCTCACCGGCGTGTTCGTCTACGCCTTTTTCCGCTTCACCTGGTCGCTGCGGCAATACACCTTCGGCGCGCTGATGGTGGCGGCCGCGCCCGACTTCCGCGTGTTCGAGCGGGGCGAGGCGTCGCGCGAGGAGTTCGCCGACCGGGCAGGGCGTGTCCTGGGCCTGGCGGCCGAGAGTTTCAACGACGGCCTGCGGGCCTATTACATGTCGTTCGCGGTGATCGGCTGGTTCTTTTCACCGCTGGTGTTCGCCGTCGGCAGCGCCGGCGTGGTCTACGTGCTGTTCCAGCGCGAGTTCCAGTCCGAGGTGCTGGCCGTGCTCAAGTCCTGA
- a CDS encoding M48 family metallopeptidase, with translation MQESSTLTLAFAAAMLASLAVKFWLASRQIRHVARHRDEVPAAFRDTVTLHAHQRAADYTIVKTRFGLLTTAFSSAVLLAWTLLGGLDTLNVAVRDAVLPAWGPLAYQLALLAAFTLVSSALELPFEVWSTFRIEQRFGFNRMTWKLFVADLLKGAAVGTVLGLPLAALILWLMGAAGGLWWLWAWGVWVGFNLLMLVIFPTVIAPLFNKFQPLDNDSLRQRVEALMARCGFAAKGLFVMDGSRRSAHANAYFTGFGAAKRVVFFDTLLNKLSPEEVEAVLAHELGHFKHRHIVKRMVAIFGVSLAGFALLGWLSNQTWFYTGLGVEPNLAAPNDAVALLLFLLAGPAFMFFVSPWMASVSRRHEFEADAYACAQASGRDLAGALLKLYEDNASTLTPDPVYVRFYYSHPPASQRLAAMQPSGA, from the coding sequence ATGCAAGAGTCCTCCACGCTGACACTGGCCTTTGCCGCCGCCATGCTGGCGTCGCTGGCCGTCAAGTTCTGGCTGGCGAGCCGCCAGATCCGTCATGTCGCACGGCACCGCGACGAGGTGCCCGCGGCGTTTCGCGACACCGTCACGCTGCACGCGCACCAGCGCGCCGCCGACTACACCATCGTCAAGACGCGTTTCGGCCTGCTGACGACCGCCTTCTCGAGCGCCGTGCTGCTCGCCTGGACGTTGCTCGGCGGGCTCGACACCCTCAATGTCGCGGTGCGCGACGCCGTGCTGCCCGCCTGGGGGCCGCTGGCGTATCAACTGGCCCTGCTGGCCGCCTTCACGCTGGTGTCCAGCGCGCTGGAACTGCCCTTCGAAGTGTGGAGCACCTTCCGGATCGAGCAGCGCTTCGGTTTCAACCGCATGACCTGGAAGCTGTTCGTCGCCGATCTGCTCAAGGGCGCCGCGGTCGGCACCGTGCTCGGCCTGCCGCTGGCGGCGCTGATCCTGTGGCTGATGGGGGCCGCCGGCGGCCTGTGGTGGCTGTGGGCCTGGGGCGTGTGGGTCGGCTTCAACCTGCTGATGCTGGTGATCTTCCCGACCGTCATCGCACCGCTGTTCAACAAGTTCCAGCCGCTCGACAACGACAGCCTGCGCCAGCGCGTCGAAGCCTTGATGGCGCGCTGCGGCTTCGCGGCCAAGGGTTTGTTCGTGATGGACGGCTCGCGCCGGTCCGCGCATGCCAATGCGTATTTCACCGGTTTCGGCGCCGCCAAGCGGGTGGTTTTCTTCGACACCCTGCTCAACAAGCTGTCGCCCGAGGAGGTGGAAGCGGTGCTGGCGCACGAGCTGGGCCATTTCAAGCACCGCCACATCGTGAAGCGCATGGTGGCGATCTTCGGCGTCAGCCTGGCCGGCTTCGCGCTGCTCGGCTGGCTGTCGAACCAGACCTGGTTCTACACGGGGCTCGGGGTCGAGCCCAACCTGGCCGCGCCCAACGACGCCGTGGCGCTGCTGCTGTTCCTGCTCGCCGGCCCGGCCTTCATGTTTTTCGTCTCGCCCTGGATGGCGAGCGTCTCGCGCCGGCACGAGTTCGAGGCCGACGCGTATGCCTGCGCACAGGCCAGCGGTCGCGACCTGGCCGGTGCACTGCTCAAACTCTACGAAGACAATGCCTCGACGCTGACGCCCGACCCGGTCTACGTCCGCTTCTACTATTCGCATCCGCCGGCCTCACAACGGCTGGCGGCCATGCAACCTTCAGGCGCTTGA
- the gluQRS gene encoding tRNA glutamyl-Q(34) synthetase GluQRS, which produces MSAGRYIGRFAPSPTGPLHAGSLVAALASWLDARAQGGRWLVRIEDVDTPRCVPGADRLILQQLSASGLQPDETPVWQSQRGDRYRQALDRLVDAGWAYPCGCTRKDIESAWAAAGLVRSRHHELVYPGTCRSGLQGKPARSMRLLCAARASGGGYADLQIDWHDRRLGAQRQNLTQEVGDIVLRRADGLWAYQLAVVVDDAEQGVTDVVRGADLADNTPRQIHLQRVLGLPTPRYLHTPLVLGANGEKLSKQNGATAFDMTHPLQALQQAGAALDLQLPPSTPATTAEWLAQAVAHWRRRYPVVW; this is translated from the coding sequence GTGAGCGCCGGTCGCTACATCGGGCGTTTCGCCCCGTCGCCCACCGGGCCCCTGCATGCGGGCTCGCTGGTCGCCGCGCTGGCGAGCTGGCTGGACGCGCGGGCGCAAGGGGGACGCTGGCTGGTGCGCATCGAGGACGTCGACACGCCGCGCTGCGTGCCCGGTGCCGACCGGCTGATCCTGCAGCAGCTGTCGGCCTCCGGCCTGCAGCCGGACGAGACGCCGGTGTGGCAGTCGCAGCGCGGCGATCGCTACCGACAGGCACTCGACCGGCTGGTCGACGCCGGCTGGGCCTACCCCTGCGGCTGCACGCGCAAGGACATCGAATCGGCCTGGGCAGCCGCCGGACTGGTCCGCTCGCGCCACCACGAGCTGGTCTACCCCGGCACTTGCCGCAGCGGGCTGCAGGGCAAGCCGGCCCGGTCGATGCGGCTGCTGTGCGCGGCCCGAGCTTCAGGTGGAGGTTATGCCGACCTGCAGATCGACTGGCACGACCGGCGGCTCGGCGCGCAGCGGCAGAACCTCACGCAGGAGGTCGGCGACATCGTGCTGCGGCGCGCCGACGGGCTGTGGGCCTACCAGCTGGCGGTGGTGGTGGACGACGCCGAGCAAGGCGTGACCGATGTGGTGCGAGGAGCCGACCTGGCCGACAACACGCCGCGCCAGATCCACCTGCAGCGGGTGCTGGGCCTGCCCACCCCGCGTTACCTGCACACCCCGCTGGTGTTGGGTGCCAACGGCGAGAAGCTGTCGAAACAGAACGGCGCCACGGCCTTCGACATGACGCACCCTCTGCAGGCGTTGCAGCAGGCCGGCGCGGCACTGGATCTGCAACTGCCGCCGTCCACCCCCGCGACCACCGCCGAGTGGCTGGCCCAGGCCGTGGCGCACTGGCGCCGACGTTATCCGGTGGTGTGGTGA
- a CDS encoding LysR substrate-binding domain-containing protein — protein MPERRNVLTPEALAMVDVIARTGSFAAAARELGKVPSALTYSVRQLEEALDVLLFDRRSRQARLTAAGEELLQEGRRLLQEMDAVANRVRRVASGWETQLCIAVDAILSNLTVFELCEAFYALNPPHGPGTRLRLRSEVLAGTWEALVSGVADLAIGVSPVQTLPPGISMQPLGELDMVFVVAPHHPLAGAGEPLSDAELVHHRAVAAADSAQRLAPLTVNLLPGQDVFTVPSVGAKLEAILRGLGCGFLPESLVRGHVEVGRLVIKPVTRPRLTGRLSYAWRSAPSHAVPRGRAPLGLALSWWLEQLERPATRTALLERHIGWQPGVIG, from the coding sequence ATGCCTGAGCGCCGCAACGTCCTCACCCCCGAAGCGCTGGCGATGGTCGACGTCATCGCCCGCACCGGCAGCTTTGCGGCCGCGGCGCGCGAGCTGGGCAAGGTGCCGTCCGCGCTGACCTACAGCGTGCGCCAGCTCGAGGAAGCCCTCGACGTGCTGCTGTTCGACAGGCGTTCGCGCCAGGCCCGCTTGACCGCCGCCGGCGAAGAGCTGCTGCAAGAAGGCCGACGCCTGCTGCAGGAAATGGACGCGGTCGCCAACCGGGTGCGGCGCGTCGCATCGGGCTGGGAGACGCAGCTGTGCATCGCAGTGGACGCGATCTTGTCCAACCTGACCGTGTTCGAGCTGTGCGAGGCCTTCTACGCCCTCAATCCGCCCCACGGGCCCGGCACCCGGTTGCGGCTGCGCTCGGAAGTGCTGGCTGGCACCTGGGAGGCGCTGGTCAGTGGCGTCGCCGACCTCGCCATCGGGGTGTCGCCGGTGCAGACGCTGCCGCCCGGCATCTCGATGCAGCCGCTCGGCGAACTCGACATGGTGTTCGTTGTGGCGCCGCACCATCCGCTAGCAGGCGCCGGCGAGCCGCTCAGCGACGCCGAGCTGGTGCATCACCGCGCGGTCGCGGCCGCCGATTCGGCGCAGCGGCTGGCGCCGCTGACCGTCAACCTGCTGCCCGGCCAGGACGTGTTCACCGTCCCGAGCGTCGGCGCCAAGCTGGAGGCCATCCTGCGCGGGCTGGGCTGCGGTTTCCTGCCCGAAAGCTTGGTGCGAGGGCATGTCGAGGTGGGGCGCCTTGTGATCAAGCCCGTCACACGGCCGCGGCTGACCGGGCGTTTGTCATATGCCTGGCGGTCGGCGCCGTCGCATGCAGTGCCGCGCGGGCGCGCCCCGCTGGGACTGGCGCTGTCGTGGTGGCTGGAACAGCTGGAGCGCCCGGCCACGCGCACCGCGCTGCTGGAGCGCCACATCGGCTGGCAGCCCGGCGTGATCGGCTGA